Proteins from one Mesotoga sp. UBA6090 genomic window:
- a CDS encoding phage tail tape measure protein, translating into MPTLGDALKLSIVITTVDRFSRTFDAINRRIESMAFQLNNKAGRAIARFEREAAKSGKTFSASFRQMHDDINRLLVNASKLDMIGTTMTRIGIASGVATAGIVNLSASLEDKMARVRAISYNPFGDEAYKIQYEADMAELDAYVKNLGLTTPIKTEELADLAIVVAQLGLTGNDMETFMDTVAKIASIDQNLSPERWAEYLAKFRQTFALTTADMDDFASMLTYLATSTPAHAGEIAEAMFRTGKIAEGLSPQDIAAVNTALIQVGMTAERAGTATRRLFIDLADVNKMRKIIAFLDYDYDFAAFDALKESAPDAGAITKGLYSLGTAVPEDKLREYQTMFIQDPVLLLAEVLGQFAKKSEEQMAKLGGEVNFSKYFEEGELDELGTLFESFQDIISAGDIGAPIESVLRDIFNIRGTEAVQKLKTQVDALKKVRGLAYEAWPTEKTRAETISRAISISIDHSKISEDELTELADNVDTILNNALQSGMLKTKEGFTDLMQEIFEVASIPAIDSTALKQSLLDIAERYDISLLQEKYNIRTESMAAQMIMARNAIVAALYQIGIALKPLVVDLAAFISKIATWFSKLTPMMQGFIARCLIFTTVLGVIGGQAIKIIALVMRIKALIMAKELATRLKLIGAKDGLLFKIQYAFEVIKDKASGAFKWAKTFGNDVATGAKVVWHNMHKLPSAVGKGIKGLFSGLKFQAQMYLKGIGMFFSNMTHLVIGKIKMYVMGIGMYLSKVSSLIGKIFAPIKALGVAAFAYIKAGVLGMWNGVSYVFGLMMAHPAVLIFAAISAAIIGIIALVKNWGKVTEWIGRMFNNLKNIFRGVADFFKMLFKPIEDHFARMNGELDKLQAKTDTVRGTMAVQSDLYKIFEANVKTPDQLQQIIEALGERFVIASEKWIDLAPTEKALAQSRIVAVLADQIRDGKKIADDAMEYITEQMMLFLPQSPAKKGPLTKLDEAGRKIVEILSVNIEKEKNKAKDAMETLGNTIMTTLDNTLNSRTADVLSRFFKSLGMDEAITEINKVLAAVYNLQNSELGNSINEVTGGLLGNITSGIQAILGGKIGDLSGIITTFGAAIGADLTGLAAALGPIGIAIAGITAAFALFGDQQWFQDLTGPILNSLGEIWDMFTAIFKPVGDILSNIAPAIGEAIPKLLKALIMANPILGGLSRTVQTVSKWLDRILKVAKEIFDPIAKQFRKIRDDFKLAFSPIREAFAELWEAFQPLIDFGLDTLVRVVLFPLKMIAVVLSPVIKFLAFIVEKLSSFFKAIADLIKGITSTIEQVINKFVNDRTPWWQKIFQPKEETEAASASIMENGTNNFDSFKNVVQQNAPNVDSAGKTINQNNTYNIQSDDPERIWRFIQRKIDLEALKSR; encoded by the coding sequence ATGCCAACGCTAGGCGACGCTCTGAAGCTATCAATAGTGATAACAACAGTTGACAGGTTCAGTAGAACCTTCGACGCGATAAACAGACGAATAGAGTCAATGGCCTTTCAGCTCAATAACAAGGCTGGAAGAGCGATAGCTAGGTTTGAACGAGAAGCGGCTAAGTCAGGCAAAACGTTCAGCGCGTCTTTCAGACAAATGCACGATGACATAAACAGATTGCTGGTTAACGCAAGCAAGCTGGATATGATAGGCACGACGATGACTCGTATAGGGATTGCATCGGGTGTCGCCACTGCTGGCATAGTAAACCTTTCAGCAAGTTTAGAAGACAAGATGGCGAGGGTAAGAGCGATCTCCTACAATCCGTTTGGAGACGAAGCATACAAAATTCAATACGAAGCGGACATGGCCGAGCTAGACGCATATGTTAAGAACTTAGGATTGACAACACCTATAAAAACGGAAGAGCTGGCTGATCTTGCTATTGTCGTTGCTCAGTTGGGTTTGACTGGAAACGACATGGAGACCTTCATGGACACGGTAGCAAAGATTGCATCTATCGACCAGAACCTTTCTCCTGAAAGATGGGCCGAATACCTCGCTAAATTCAGACAGACATTTGCGCTGACGACAGCAGACATGGACGACTTCGCATCTATGTTAACTTACTTGGCTACAAGCACACCAGCTCATGCTGGCGAGATTGCTGAAGCAATGTTCAGGACAGGTAAAATCGCAGAAGGACTTTCGCCTCAAGATATTGCTGCTGTCAACACGGCTCTTATACAGGTGGGTATGACTGCTGAGAGAGCAGGTACTGCTACGAGAAGGCTCTTCATTGACCTTGCCGATGTAAACAAGATGAGAAAGATTATCGCCTTCCTAGACTACGATTATGACTTCGCTGCGTTTGACGCATTGAAAGAGTCAGCTCCTGATGCTGGAGCAATTACTAAGGGCCTTTATTCGCTCGGTACGGCAGTACCAGAAGACAAACTCAGAGAATACCAGACAATGTTCATTCAAGACCCTGTGCTGCTTCTCGCTGAAGTGCTAGGACAGTTTGCGAAGAAGTCAGAAGAACAGATGGCAAAGCTCGGCGGCGAAGTTAACTTCTCGAAGTATTTCGAAGAAGGAGAGCTAGACGAGCTAGGCACACTCTTCGAAAGCTTTCAAGACATTATTTCTGCTGGTGACATAGGCGCGCCAATAGAGAGCGTTTTGAGAGACATATTCAACATAAGAGGTACTGAAGCAGTTCAGAAGTTGAAGACTCAGGTAGATGCTCTTAAGAAAGTTAGGGGGCTTGCTTATGAAGCGTGGCCAACGGAGAAGACAAGAGCAGAGACTATCAGCAGGGCGATAAGCATATCAATAGATCACTCGAAGATTTCAGAAGATGAGCTTACGGAGCTTGCAGATAATGTTGACACGATTCTAAACAACGCCCTTCAAAGCGGAATGCTCAAGACCAAAGAAGGATTCACGGATTTAATGCAGGAGATATTTGAAGTTGCAAGCATACCTGCAATAGACTCTACGGCACTAAAACAATCATTGCTAGATATTGCCGAGAGATACGACATAAGCCTTCTGCAGGAGAAGTACAACATAAGAACCGAGTCAATGGCTGCTCAGATGATTATGGCTAGGAACGCGATCGTCGCTGCACTCTATCAGATAGGTATTGCGCTCAAGCCTCTAGTAGTTGATCTTGCTGCGTTTATTTCAAAGATTGCTACATGGTTCTCCAAACTGACTCCTATGATGCAAGGATTCATAGCAAGGTGTTTGATATTTACAACAGTATTAGGAGTTATCGGAGGTCAGGCGATCAAGATCATAGCTCTCGTTATGAGAATTAAAGCTCTCATAATGGCAAAAGAGCTGGCAACAAGGCTCAAGCTGATAGGAGCGAAAGACGGACTCCTGTTCAAAATACAGTACGCGTTTGAAGTAATAAAAGATAAAGCAAGTGGAGCGTTCAAATGGGCTAAGACATTCGGGAATGACGTTGCGACTGGCGCGAAAGTTGTCTGGCACAATATGCACAAGCTACCCTCAGCCGTTGGAAAGGGAATCAAAGGACTATTTAGCGGATTGAAGTTTCAAGCTCAGATGTATCTAAAGGGCATAGGAATGTTCTTTAGCAACATGACGCACCTCGTTATCGGAAAGATCAAGATGTATGTTATGGGAATAGGAATGTACCTATCCAAAGTCTCATCGCTCATCGGAAAGATATTTGCTCCGATCAAAGCTCTAGGAGTGGCCGCCTTCGCGTATATAAAGGCAGGAGTGTTGGGAATGTGGAATGGCGTTTCATACGTATTCGGCCTCATGATGGCGCACCCTGCCGTACTTATATTCGCAGCTATCTCAGCGGCAATAATTGGGATTATTGCCTTAGTTAAGAATTGGGGCAAGGTTACCGAGTGGATAGGAAGAATGTTCAACAATCTGAAGAACATATTCAGGGGAGTTGCCGACTTCTTCAAGATGCTATTCAAACCGATTGAAGATCATTTTGCTAGAATGAACGGCGAATTAGATAAGTTGCAAGCAAAAACAGATACAGTAAGAGGAACTATGGCTGTTCAGAGCGACCTATATAAGATATTTGAGGCCAACGTTAAAACGCCTGACCAGCTTCAGCAGATCATTGAGGCGCTTGGAGAAAGGTTTGTAATCGCTAGCGAGAAATGGATAGACCTTGCGCCGACAGAAAAAGCCCTAGCACAATCAAGAATAGTGGCGGTGCTCGCAGACCAAATACGAGACGGGAAAAAAATAGCTGATGATGCAATGGAGTATATAACTGAGCAAATGATGCTCTTTCTCCCTCAGTCTCCTGCTAAGAAAGGGCCGTTGACAAAGCTGGACGAAGCAGGAAGAAAGATCGTAGAGATTCTCAGCGTGAACATAGAGAAGGAAAAGAACAAGGCTAAAGACGCTATGGAAACGCTAGGGAACACGATCATGACTACACTTGATAATACCCTTAACTCGAGGACTGCGGACGTTCTATCTAGGTTCTTCAAGAGTCTAGGTATGGACGAGGCTATCACAGAAATAAACAAAGTGCTTGCTGCTGTATATAACCTGCAGAACTCTGAGTTAGGAAATTCCATAAATGAAGTTACTGGTGGATTATTAGGAAACATAACTAGCGGAATACAGGCGATTCTCGGAGGAAAGATAGGTGATCTTTCAGGAATCATAACAACATTTGGTGCAGCGATAGGGGCAGACCTTACAGGGCTTGCCGCCGCACTCGGGCCAATAGGAATTGCTATTGCAGGAATAACTGCGGCCTTTGCGCTGTTCGGAGATCAGCAGTGGTTTCAAGACTTGACTGGCCCGATCTTAAACAGTCTCGGTGAAATATGGGATATGTTTACCGCGATCTTCAAACCAGTTGGAGACATTCTTTCAAATATAGCGCCTGCAATAGGAGAAGCGATACCTAAACTCTTGAAAGCTCTTATCATGGCAAATCCGATTCTCGGTGGACTTTCTCGTACAGTGCAGACCGTTTCTAAATGGCTAGACAGAATACTAAAGGTTGCTAAGGAGATATTCGACCCTATTGCAAAGCAGTTCAGAAAGATAAGAGACGATTTCAAATTAGCATTTTCACCAATACGAGAGGCGTTTGCAGAGCTATGGGAGGCTTTCCAACCGCTCATCGATTTCGGACTAGACACTCTTGTTAGGGTAGTGCTGTTCCCACTAAAGATGATTGCTGTTGTTCTGTCGCCAGTAATAAAGTTCCTCGCGTTTATCGTTGAGAAATTAAGCAGTTTCTTCAAGGCGATTGCAGACTTAATAAAAGGGATAACAAGCACCATAGAGCAGGTTATAAATAAGTTTGTAAATGACAGGACTCCGTGGTGGCAAAAGATATTCCAGCCGAAAGAAGAGACCGAAGCAGCAAGCGCAAGCATCATGGAGAATGGCACGAACAACTTCGATTCCTTTAAGAACGTTGTTCAGCAGAACGCGCCAAACGTTGATTCCGCAGGGAAGACTATAAATCAGAACAACACATACAACATTCAATCAGATGACCCCGAGAGAATATGGCGGTTCATACAAAGGAAGATCGACCTAGAAGCACTCAAGAGCAGGTGA